The following proteins are encoded in a genomic region of Tenacibaculum sp. 190524A05c:
- the ahcY gene encoding adenosylhomocysteinase → MSTKTAAYVPYKVKDISLADWGRKEIELAEAEMPGLMSLREEYKDEQPLKGARIAGCLHMTIQTAVLIETLQALGAEVTWSSCNIFSTQDQAAAAIAAAGTPVYAWKGMNEEEFDWCIEQTLFFGEEKKPLNMILDDGGDLTNMVLDKYPELAEGINGLSEETTTGVHRLYERVKNGTLPMPAINVNDSVTKSKFDNKYGCKESAVDAIRRATDVMLAGKRVVVCGYGDVGKGTAASFRGAGSIVTVTEIDPICALQAAMDGFEVKKLETVVGNADIVITTTGNKDIVRGEHFEALKDKAIVCNIGHFDNEIDMAWLNEKYGDSKVEIKPQVDKYNVNGNDVIILAEGRLVNLGCATGHPSFVMSNSFTNQTLAQIELWNNADAYKNDVYMLPKHLDEKVAKLHLAKIGVELTELRTDQAEYIGVTVEGPYKPEHYRY, encoded by the coding sequence ATGAGCACAAAAACCGCTGCGTATGTTCCTTACAAAGTTAAAGATATTTCTTTAGCAGATTGGGGAAGAAAAGAAATTGAATTGGCAGAAGCTGAAATGCCAGGTTTAATGAGTTTACGTGAAGAGTATAAAGATGAGCAACCTTTAAAAGGTGCTAGAATTGCAGGATGTTTACACATGACCATTCAAACTGCGGTTTTAATCGAAACTTTACAAGCTTTAGGTGCAGAAGTTACTTGGAGTTCTTGTAATATTTTCTCTACTCAAGATCAAGCTGCTGCTGCTATTGCTGCTGCTGGTACTCCAGTATACGCTTGGAAAGGAATGAACGAAGAAGAATTTGATTGGTGTATTGAGCAAACTTTATTCTTTGGAGAAGAGAAGAAGCCATTAAATATGATCTTAGACGATGGTGGTGATTTAACAAATATGGTGTTAGATAAATATCCTGAGTTAGCTGAAGGAATCAACGGATTATCTGAAGAAACTACAACAGGAGTTCACCGTTTATATGAAAGAGTAAAGAATGGTACTTTACCAATGCCAGCAATCAACGTAAATGATTCTGTAACTAAATCTAAGTTCGATAACAAATACGGATGTAAAGAATCTGCAGTTGATGCAATTCGCCGTGCTACTGATGTTATGTTAGCTGGAAAAAGAGTTGTTGTTTGTGGATATGGAGATGTTGGTAAAGGAACAGCTGCTTCTTTCCGTGGAGCTGGATCTATCGTAACGGTAACTGAAATTGATCCAATTTGTGCTTTACAAGCTGCAATGGACGGATTTGAAGTTAAGAAATTAGAAACTGTTGTTGGAAATGCGGATATCGTTATTACAACTACAGGAAACAAAGATATCGTTCGTGGTGAGCACTTTGAAGCTTTAAAAGATAAAGCGATCGTTTGTAACATCGGACACTTCGATAATGAAATCGATATGGCTTGGTTAAATGAGAAGTATGGAGATTCTAAAGTTGAAATTAAGCCTCAAGTTGATAAGTATAACGTAAACGGAAACGATGTTATCATTTTAGCTGAAGGTCGTTTAGTAAACTTAGGATGTGCAACTGGTCACCCAAGTTTTGTAATGTCTAATTCATTCACAAACCAAACATTAGCACAAATCGAATTATGGAATAATGCTGATGCGTATAAGAATGATGTTTACATGTTACCAAAACACTTAGATGAGAAAGTAGCAAAATTACACTTAGCTAAAATTGGAGTTGAGTTAACTGAATTACGTACAGATCAAGCTGAGTATATTGGTGTAACTGTTGAAGGTCCATATAAACCAGAACACTACAGATACTAA
- a CDS encoding 4'-phosphopantetheinyl transferase family protein, which yields MPLYKTININKHSKVLIWKIEESFDTLSEGIELSPQSADRVSQMKSEIHRRGFLSVRHLLKEVGYSDSDLFYDEYGKPHLKDGTQISITHSFIFSALIISKENKVGIDIEKRRDKIVKIAHKFTPIEEYKSIANHDALVSKLTIVWGAKESLYKIYGKKKLLFLNHIYIEDFSFDTSSTTGKILYEGVTSEYDIHFEEIEDFTCVYAF from the coding sequence ATGCCTCTATATAAAACAATCAATATTAACAAACATTCTAAAGTTTTGATTTGGAAGATTGAAGAGTCTTTCGACACACTTTCTGAAGGAATTGAGTTATCTCCACAAAGTGCTGATCGCGTGTCTCAAATGAAATCAGAAATACATCGAAGAGGCTTTTTAAGTGTTCGTCATTTGTTGAAAGAAGTTGGTTATTCGGATAGTGATTTGTTTTATGATGAATATGGAAAACCACATTTAAAAGATGGTACTCAAATTTCTATTACGCATTCATTTATATTTTCTGCTTTAATCATTTCTAAGGAAAATAAAGTTGGAATTGACATTGAAAAAAGGCGTGATAAAATTGTAAAAATTGCACATAAGTTTACTCCAATTGAAGAGTACAAATCCATTGCAAATCATGATGCATTAGTTAGTAAATTAACTATTGTTTGGGGAGCAAAAGAAAGTTTGTATAAAATCTACGGAAAGAAAAAGTTACTTTTCTTAAATCACATTTATATCGAAGATTTCTCTTTTGACACCAGCTCAACAACAGGAAAAATATTATATGAAGGTGTTACTTCTGAATATGATATTCATTTTGAGGAAATAGAAGATTTCACGTGTGTGTATGCTTTTTAA
- a CDS encoding thiamine-binding protein, translated as MKISVELTLTPLQDNFEEPIINFIKKLRASGLTILENPLSTQVYGDYDTVMQLLTSEVKETFEAIDNGLLQMKIVKTDRSDYEPNF; from the coding sequence ATGAAAATATCAGTAGAGTTAACACTTACTCCGCTTCAAGATAATTTTGAAGAACCTATTATTAATTTCATCAAGAAACTTAGAGCTTCTGGTTTGACTATTCTTGAGAATCCTTTGAGCACTCAAGTTTATGGAGATTACGATACAGTAATGCAATTATTAACTTCAGAAGTTAAAGAAACCTTTGAAGCAATAGACAATGGACTACTTCAAATGAAAATTGTAAAAACTGATAGAAGCGACTATGAACCAAATTTTTGA
- the pnuC gene encoding nicotinamide riboside transporter PnuC, giving the protein MNQIFDFLFSQYEGSSTLDVTLEIVAVVFGFLSVWYSKQNKIWVFPTGMISTAIFVYLLLKWGLLGDMMINGYYFIMSVYGWYIWTQTKDGHVAHPISRTTLKEKKISVAIFFATLIFVYVVYATFDKWNDWTAYIDTITTAVFFVGMWLMARRKIENWIYWIIGDLISVPLYLYKGFVFTSFQYLIFTFIAILGYLAWKKSLDNPKLI; this is encoded by the coding sequence ATGAACCAAATTTTTGATTTTTTATTCAGCCAATACGAAGGATCAAGTACTCTTGATGTTACGTTAGAAATAGTGGCTGTGGTTTTCGGTTTTCTTTCAGTTTGGTATTCTAAACAAAATAAGATTTGGGTTTTCCCTACTGGAATGATAAGCACGGCTATTTTCGTTTATCTTCTTTTGAAATGGGGATTACTTGGTGATATGATGATTAATGGTTATTACTTCATCATGAGTGTTTACGGTTGGTATATTTGGACACAAACTAAAGACGGACATGTAGCACATCCAATTTCAAGAACCACTTTAAAAGAAAAGAAAATTAGTGTTGCAATTTTCTTTGCTACATTGATTTTTGTGTATGTTGTTTATGCAACTTTCGACAAATGGAATGATTGGACAGCTTATATAGATACAATTACCACTGCTGTGTTTTTTGTAGGAATGTGGTTAATGGCAAGAAGAAAAATAGAAAACTGGATTTACTGGATTATAGGTGATCTTATTTCTGTGCCTTTATATTTATACAAAGGCTTTGTATTTACAAGTTTTCAATATTTAATATTTACATTTATAGCAATACTAGGATATTTAGCATGGAAGAAAAGCTTAGACAATCCGAAATTAATTTAG
- a CDS encoding ATP-binding protein encodes MEEKLRQSEINLVKVVLFGPESTGKTTLSRQLARHYNTVWAPEYAREYLQDKWNNERKTCEESDLIPIAIGQMDLENSLAKKADKLLICDTDLLETKVYSEEYYGGFVDPLLDEFAIKNTYDIYFLTYIDTPWEEDDLRDRPEQREEMFNAFKNALEKYNRPYILLKGDKETRLKKATQIIDDLIAKKENLHSYSDSLIDLDLHFLHQNIDPNTLMH; translated from the coding sequence ATGGAAGAAAAGCTTAGACAATCCGAAATTAATTTAGTAAAGGTAGTTCTGTTTGGCCCAGAAAGTACTGGTAAAACAACACTTTCTCGTCAGCTTGCTCGACATTACAATACAGTTTGGGCACCAGAATATGCGAGGGAATATTTACAAGACAAATGGAATAATGAACGTAAAACTTGTGAAGAAAGTGATTTAATTCCAATTGCTATCGGTCAAATGGATTTAGAAAACTCTCTAGCAAAAAAGGCTGACAAATTATTGATTTGTGATACAGATTTGCTAGAAACTAAAGTATATTCAGAAGAATATTATGGTGGATTTGTAGATCCGTTATTAGATGAATTCGCTATTAAAAACACCTATGACATTTACTTCCTAACATATATAGATACACCTTGGGAAGAAGACGATTTAAGAGATAGACCTGAACAACGTGAAGAAATGTTTAACGCGTTTAAAAATGCTCTAGAAAAATATAATCGTCCTTATATTCTTTTAAAAGGAGATAAAGAAACCAGATTAAAAAAAGCCACTCAAATTATTGATGATTTGATTGCTAAAAAAGAAAATCTACATTCATATTCAGACTCTTTGATTGATTTAGATCTCCATTTTTTACATCAAAATATTGATCCAAATACATTAATGCACTAA
- the arfB gene encoding alternative ribosome rescue aminoacyl-tRNA hydrolase ArfB, giving the protein MDKSNIQTEIQFKAIRSSGPGGQHVNKVASKVELYFDIQNSQGLTSREKEIITTKLANKISKNGQLLLYSQESRSQHKNKEIVTQQLFQLLTSSLVQPKKRRSTKPTRSSLVKKAKNKQKHSLKKQLRRKPNLD; this is encoded by the coding sequence TTGGATAAAAGTAACATTCAAACCGAAATTCAATTTAAAGCTATTAGAAGTTCAGGACCAGGTGGTCAACACGTGAATAAAGTAGCTTCCAAAGTTGAATTGTATTTTGATATTCAAAATTCTCAAGGTTTAACTTCTCGCGAAAAAGAAATTATTACAACTAAACTTGCAAATAAAATATCTAAAAACGGTCAATTACTTTTATACTCTCAAGAAAGCAGATCACAACATAAAAATAAAGAAATTGTAACTCAACAACTTTTTCAACTACTCACTTCAAGTTTAGTACAACCTAAAAAAAGAAGATCTACAAAACCAACCAGAAGTTCATTAGTTAAAAAAGCTAAAAACAAACAAAAACATTCTTTAAAAAAGCAATTAAGGCGAAAACCTAACTTAGATTAA
- a CDS encoding TonB-dependent receptor: protein MLVSLLFISISLAVNAQTEQITGKVVDSNSKPLNGASVVIRTIKKGSITDADGNFSMRVPKGSYTLEVSFVGYTTIKKEIASGTKDVLITLKSEDEVLDEVLVSSIRVKADAPVTHSNLSKKQIAKRNLGQDIPVLLNYLPSVISSSDAGAGVGYTYMRVRGSDATRINVTINGIPYNDPESQGTFWVNLGDFASSTQSLQLQRGVGTSTNGSGAFGASLNILTDAISEEAGGEISNSFGSFGTRKHTVKFTTGRLNDHFEFSGRLSNIYSDGYVDRAFTDLKSYFLQGSYSDENTLIKAVVFGGQEQTYQAWFGLTAQQLEEDRRQNPYTYDNETDNYWQDHYQLHWNEKFSDKLSTNIGLNYTRGKGYFEQYKPGESAPDFNNLIVDGSDVIVRRWLDNHFYVFNAAATYTTDGIEIIAGGSYSNYTNDHYGEVIWGSDLAPNTNIRDRYYFSDAKKHDLSSFIKTNIRVNDKLNAYVDLQGRFVSYRTGGLNSDRVPLDIDKDFNFFNPKVGLTYKLNDANSFYLSYARANREPNRNDFEGGNTQHETLDDFELGWRLATDNIKINTNLFYMDYTNQLVLSGAINNVGEPLRETSGSSFRFGLEIDADITLTEYLAVKPNLGLSTNQNRDFNAPIDGVLENLGNTNISFSPNVIVGNSLVFTPTDDLQIAFLSKYVGEQFMGNLGGRISNNEKLDGYFTSDLNIIYEVETNKIFDSIVFTGLVNNIFNKEYVDRGYYFFFDDTWTTPGVTTTVDGAGYYPQATINFLAGVTFKF from the coding sequence ATGTTAGTATCTCTTTTATTCATTTCAATTTCATTAGCGGTTAATGCACAAACAGAGCAAATAACTGGTAAAGTAGTTGATAGTAATTCAAAACCATTAAATGGTGCTAGTGTAGTTATTCGAACTATAAAAAAAGGATCTATAACTGATGCTGATGGTAACTTTTCTATGAGAGTTCCTAAAGGAAGTTATACCCTTGAAGTTTCTTTCGTTGGATATACTACTATTAAAAAAGAAATTGCCTCAGGAACTAAAGACGTTTTGATTACATTAAAATCAGAAGATGAAGTTTTAGATGAGGTTTTAGTTTCATCAATTCGTGTAAAAGCAGACGCTCCAGTTACACACTCAAACTTATCTAAAAAACAAATTGCAAAACGCAATTTAGGTCAGGATATTCCTGTATTATTAAATTATTTACCTTCGGTGATTTCCTCATCTGATGCTGGTGCTGGAGTTGGATACACATACATGAGAGTTCGTGGTTCTGATGCAACAAGAATTAACGTAACTATAAACGGTATTCCATACAACGATCCTGAAAGTCAAGGAACGTTCTGGGTTAATTTAGGAGATTTTGCATCTTCTACGCAAAGCTTACAATTACAGCGTGGAGTTGGTACATCAACTAATGGATCAGGAGCATTTGGAGCAAGTTTAAACATTTTAACTGATGCTATTTCTGAGGAAGCTGGAGGAGAAATTTCGAATTCATTCGGATCTTTTGGAACTAGAAAACATACCGTAAAATTTACTACTGGTAGATTGAATGATCATTTCGAATTCTCAGGACGTTTATCTAATATTTATTCTGATGGTTACGTTGATAGAGCTTTTACAGATTTAAAATCTTACTTCTTACAAGGAAGTTACTCTGATGAAAACACTTTAATTAAAGCTGTGGTATTTGGTGGACAGGAACAAACGTATCAAGCATGGTTTGGTTTAACTGCTCAGCAATTAGAGGAAGACCGTCGTCAAAACCCTTATACTTATGATAACGAAACGGATAACTATTGGCAAGACCATTATCAGCTGCACTGGAATGAGAAGTTTAGCGATAAGTTATCTACAAATATCGGTTTAAATTATACTCGTGGTAAAGGATATTTTGAGCAATATAAGCCTGGAGAATCTGCTCCAGATTTCAATAACTTAATAGTTGATGGAAGTGATGTAATTGTTCGTCGTTGGTTAGATAACCATTTCTATGTATTTAATGCGGCTGCAACTTATACTACTGATGGAATTGAAATTATTGCCGGAGGATCTTACAGTAACTATACAAATGATCATTATGGAGAAGTAATTTGGGGAAGTGATCTAGCTCCAAATACGAATATCAGAGATCGTTATTATTTTAGTGATGCTAAAAAACATGATTTAAGTTCTTTTATCAAAACAAACATTAGAGTTAATGATAAATTAAACGCTTATGTTGATTTACAAGGAAGGTTCGTGAGTTATAGAACTGGCGGACTAAATTCTGATAGAGTTCCTTTAGATATTGATAAAGATTTCAACTTCTTTAACCCTAAAGTAGGTTTAACGTATAAATTAAACGACGCTAACAGTTTCTATTTATCATACGCACGAGCGAACAGAGAGCCAAATAGAAATGATTTTGAAGGTGGAAACACACAACATGAAACTTTAGATGATTTTGAATTAGGATGGCGTTTAGCAACAGATAATATTAAAATAAATACGAACTTATTCTACATGGATTATACGAATCAGTTAGTATTATCTGGAGCTATTAATAATGTTGGAGAACCTTTAAGAGAAACAAGTGGAAGTAGTTTCCGTTTTGGATTAGAGATTGATGCAGATATTACACTAACAGAATATCTTGCAGTTAAACCTAATTTAGGTTTAAGTACAAACCAAAATAGAGATTTTAATGCGCCGATCGATGGAGTTCTTGAAAATTTAGGAAACACAAACATTTCTTTTTCTCCTAATGTGATTGTAGGAAATTCATTAGTATTTACTCCTACTGATGATCTTCAAATTGCATTTTTATCTAAATATGTAGGAGAACAATTTATGGGGAATTTAGGTGGAAGAATTTCTAATAACGAAAAATTAGATGGTTACTTTACTAGTGATTTAAATATTATCTATGAAGTTGAAACAAACAAAATTTTCGATTCTATAGTATTTACGGGATTAGTAAATAACATTTTTAATAAAGAATATGTAGATAGAGGATACTATTTCTTCTTTGATGATACTTGGACAACGCCAGGTGTTACTACTACAGTTGATGGAGCAGGATATTATCCACAAGCTACTATTAACTTTTTAGCAGGAGTTACTTTTAAGTTCTAG
- a CDS encoding heavy-metal-associated domain-containing protein: protein MIKEIYIENLKCGGCAKTITSELSEIKGVDNVDVNVTDSKVTFNSPDSLVETIKEKLSKLGYPEVGDTNNIMHKAKSFVSCAVGRMK from the coding sequence ATGATTAAAGAGATTTATATAGAAAACCTAAAGTGTGGTGGTTGTGCAAAAACAATCACTTCAGAATTGTCAGAAATAAAAGGAGTAGATAATGTAGATGTTAATGTTACGGATTCAAAAGTTACGTTCAACTCTCCTGATAGTTTAGTAGAAACTATAAAAGAAAAACTTTCTAAATTAGGATATCCTGAAGTTGGAGATACTAATAATATAATGCACAAAGCAAAATCATTTGTAAGCTGTGCAGTAGGAAGAATGAAATAA
- a CDS encoding rhodanese-like domain-containing protein: protein MKKLILSFLFLLVLTSCVKSDSRVKNITVDDLKTVLKEDKNIQLLDVRTSSETKNGIIFDAVQVNMISNNFESRVIEVLDKKKPVYVYCRSGGRSKIAASVLVDNGFDVYNVKGGYKEWIKKNKVE, encoded by the coding sequence ATGAAGAAGTTAATTTTAAGTTTTCTATTTCTCTTGGTTTTAACTTCTTGTGTCAAAAGTGATTCAAGAGTTAAGAACATAACAGTTGATGACTTAAAAACAGTTCTAAAAGAAGATAAAAATATTCAGTTATTAGACGTTAGGACCTCTTCAGAAACTAAAAATGGAATAATTTTCGATGCTGTTCAGGTGAACATGATTTCAAATAATTTTGAATCGAGAGTTATTGAAGTTCTAGATAAAAAAAAGCCTGTATATGTGTATTGTCGTTCAGGCGGTAGAAGTAAAATAGCAGCATCAGTTTTAGTGGATAATGGTTTCGATGTATATAATGTAAAAGGAGGATATAAGGAGTGGATTAAGAAAAATAAAGTAGAATGA
- a CDS encoding MBL fold metallo-hydrolase, which yields MKIEQIYTKCLSQGAYYIESKGEAAIIDPLREVQPYLDKAEKDNAKVKYIFETHFHADFVSGHITLAEKTGAQIVYGPTAKTNFDAHIAKDNESFFVGDLEIVAIHTPGHTMESTIYLLKDESGKDYAIFSGDTLFIGDVGRPDLAQKGDITKEDLAGFLFDSLRNKIMVLNDDVIVYPAHGAGSACGKNLSKETVSTIGNQKQSNYALRADMTREEFIKEVTDGLLPPPDYFPLNVKLNKEGYESIDTILEKGTKSLSVEDFISKTEKYDALILDVRHQSDFIDGFVPKSMFIGLNGTFAPWVGALIKDINLPIVLVTPQGKEQETITRLARVGFDNVIGYLEGGFESWKNSGKTIDTLQSVSAEDLEVEIGKNAIVFDVRKPGEYENEHIKDVKNTPLDYLNDYISVFPQDKNFFIHCAGGYRSVIAASILKAKGMHNVIDVAGGFGAIRKTNIKTTTPVCLSS from the coding sequence ATGAAGATAGAGCAAATTTATACCAAATGTTTATCGCAAGGAGCTTATTACATAGAAAGTAAAGGAGAGGCAGCAATAATCGATCCTTTGAGAGAGGTGCAGCCTTATTTAGACAAAGCAGAGAAGGATAATGCTAAGGTTAAATATATTTTTGAAACCCATTTTCATGCTGATTTTGTTAGTGGACATATTACGTTAGCAGAAAAAACAGGAGCTCAAATTGTTTATGGACCAACTGCAAAAACAAATTTTGATGCGCATATAGCAAAGGATAATGAATCATTTTTTGTTGGAGATTTAGAAATTGTTGCTATTCATACGCCAGGTCATACGATGGAAAGTACAATATATCTATTGAAAGATGAATCAGGGAAAGATTATGCAATATTCAGTGGAGATACTTTATTTATTGGAGATGTTGGAAGGCCAGATTTAGCACAAAAAGGTGATATCACAAAAGAGGATTTAGCAGGTTTTTTATTTGATAGCCTAAGAAATAAGATTATGGTATTGAATGATGATGTGATAGTTTATCCTGCTCATGGAGCTGGTTCGGCTTGTGGGAAGAATTTAAGTAAAGAAACTGTGAGTACTATTGGAAACCAAAAACAGTCAAATTATGCTTTACGAGCTGATATGACTAGAGAGGAGTTTATTAAAGAAGTTACTGATGGTTTATTACCACCTCCAGACTATTTTCCTTTGAATGTAAAATTGAATAAAGAAGGATATGAATCTATAGATACAATACTTGAAAAAGGAACCAAGTCTTTATCTGTAGAAGATTTTATTTCGAAAACTGAAAAATACGATGCTTTAATATTAGATGTGCGTCACCAATCTGATTTTATTGATGGATTCGTTCCAAAATCAATGTTTATTGGATTGAATGGAACGTTTGCACCTTGGGTAGGGGCATTAATTAAAGATATTAATCTACCAATTGTTTTAGTAACACCTCAAGGTAAAGAACAAGAAACTATTACAAGGTTAGCTAGAGTTGGTTTTGATAATGTAATAGGATATTTAGAAGGCGGTTTTGAAAGCTGGAAGAATTCTGGTAAAACTATAGATACATTACAATCTGTTTCAGCTGAAGATTTAGAAGTTGAAATTGGAAAAAATGCTATTGTTTTTGATGTTAGAAAACCTGGAGAATATGAAAATGAACACATAAAAGATGTGAAAAACACGCCATTAGATTATTTAAATGATTATATTAGTGTATTCCCTCAAGATAAAAACTTCTTTATTCATTGTGCAGGAGGATACAGATCTGTAATTGCAGCATCTATATTAAAAGCTAAAGGAATGCATAATGTTATTGATGTAGCTGGAGGGTTTGGTGCAATACGAAAAACGAATATTAAAACAACTACGCCAGTTTGTTTGTCCTCTTAA
- a CDS encoding solute carrier family 26 protein, with translation MKLEKYIPILNWLPKYKKEQLQGDIVAGITVATVLIPQGIAYALIAGLPPIYGLYSALIPQIVYAIFGSSRHVAIGPVATDSLIVAASISTIALIGSESYIAIAIFLALLVGTIQFLMGVFRLGFIVNFLSKPVITGFTSAVAITIGLNQFKNFFGVDFLQSDQIHILLDDILSKVLEFDTKTTCIGVITSIIIIVLRRINKKIPNALIVVVLGIAAMYLFRGYFAEVAIVEGIPSGLPGCAMPDLNFGLIRELLPMAFTLVMVGYLETISIGKFIEAQQDEYKIDSNQELIALGLSNIFGSFFKAYPSTSSFSRSAINFDAGARTGMAAFISAALVILTLLFLTPVFYFLPKTVLAAIIIVAVFRLVNIKEARYLWRANNLDFWLLLATFCGTLFFGIEYGILIGVGLSLIVLIFRTSRPNVVELGKVPDSDFYRNKNRFKEVIIDDDVLVFRFDAQLFYANSNYFREQLEYMANKKGENLKLIVLDGESINRVDSTGIEMLKQLIVFYKRKGILFYFAGIKGPVRDAIFKAGMLDVVSIDHFFMRVNWAVLFYKTGDNQNQKKYAQYIHQAYK, from the coding sequence GTGAAGCTAGAGAAATACATACCGATTTTAAATTGGTTGCCAAAGTATAAAAAAGAGCAACTTCAAGGTGATATTGTCGCAGGAATTACCGTAGCAACTGTATTAATACCTCAAGGTATAGCTTATGCATTAATTGCTGGGTTACCTCCAATTTATGGATTGTATTCAGCATTAATTCCGCAAATAGTCTATGCTATATTTGGATCATCAAGGCATGTGGCAATTGGTCCAGTAGCAACAGATTCTTTGATAGTAGCTGCAAGTATTTCTACCATTGCCTTAATAGGGTCGGAGAGTTATATCGCTATTGCGATATTTTTAGCCTTACTTGTAGGTACTATACAGTTTCTTATGGGCGTGTTCCGTCTAGGTTTTATTGTGAACTTTTTATCTAAACCTGTTATTACGGGTTTTACTTCGGCTGTAGCAATAACAATTGGTTTAAATCAATTTAAAAACTTTTTCGGAGTTGATTTTTTACAAAGCGATCAGATACATATTCTATTAGATGATATTCTTTCTAAAGTCTTAGAATTCGATACAAAGACTACGTGTATTGGTGTTATTACTAGTATTATTATTATAGTTCTGAGAAGAATTAATAAGAAGATACCAAATGCGCTAATTGTTGTAGTACTAGGAATTGCAGCAATGTATTTATTTAGAGGATATTTTGCTGAAGTTGCTATTGTTGAAGGTATTCCTTCTGGATTACCAGGGTGTGCAATGCCAGATTTAAATTTTGGATTGATAAGAGAATTGTTACCAATGGCCTTTACTTTGGTTATGGTAGGATATTTAGAAACTATTTCAATAGGTAAGTTTATAGAAGCGCAACAGGATGAATATAAGATAGATTCCAATCAAGAGTTAATAGCTTTAGGGTTAAGTAATATTTTCGGATCGTTTTTTAAAGCATATCCTTCGACATCTAGTTTTTCTAGATCGGCAATTAATTTTGATGCTGGAGCTCGAACAGGAATGGCAGCATTTATCTCTGCAGCTTTAGTGATATTAACATTATTGTTTTTAACTCCAGTATTTTATTTTTTACCTAAAACAGTGCTGGCTGCAATAATTATAGTTGCTGTATTTAGATTGGTAAATATAAAGGAGGCAAGATATTTATGGAGAGCAAATAATTTGGACTTCTGGTTATTACTAGCTACTTTTTGTGGGACATTATTTTTTGGTATAGAGTATGGTATCCTTATTGGAGTAGGATTATCATTAATCGTTTTAATTTTTAGAACTTCTAGACCAAATGTAGTAGAATTAGGTAAAGTGCCAGATTCAGATTTTTATAGAAATAAAAACCGATTTAAAGAAGTTATTATAGATGACGACGTGTTAGTTTTTAGATTTGATGCCCAATTATTCTATGCAAATTCAAATTACTTTAGAGAGCAACTGGAGTATATGGCGAATAAGAAAGGTGAAAATTTAAAACTAATTGTTTTAGATGGTGAGAGTATAAATAGAGTAGATAGTACAGGAATTGAAATGCTGAAGCAATTAATAGTATTTTATAAAAGGAAAGGAATTCTATTTTATTTTGCAGGTATTAAAGGTCCCGTTAGAGATGCAATTTTCAAAGCAGGAATGTTAGATGTTGTTAGCATTGATCATTTTTTTATGAGAGTAAACTGGGCTGTATTATTTTATAAAACAGGAGATAATCAAAATCAAAAGAAATATGCGCAGTATATACATCAGGCGTATAAATAA